A genome region from Arachis duranensis cultivar V14167 chromosome 8, aradu.V14167.gnm2.J7QH, whole genome shotgun sequence includes the following:
- the LOC107461214 gene encoding zinc finger protein ZAT10, with protein sequence MALEALKSPTAAGSSFSFEETNNLSYLEAPWAKRKRSKRANRMELPHNCSEEEYLALCLIMLARGTTTVPTVTATATAVQSKPHCSPAPSVDESAPIPTANLTYKCSVCNKAFSSYQALGGHKASHRKFATAAVGGEDRHSTSSAVTNSSVSKASNGGGKAHECSICHKSFPTGQALGGHKRCHYDGGAAASASAAAGSAVTTSEGVGSTHTVSHRDFDLNLPAFPDLSNKFFVEDEVSSPLPMKKPRLLTLPKIEIPRFH encoded by the coding sequence ATGGCACTAGAAGCTCTGAAATCCCCTACCGCTGCAGGATCTTCCTTCAGCTTTGAGGAAACCAATAATCTCAGCTACTTGGAAGCACCCTGGGCTAAGAGAAAGCGTTCGAAGCGTGCCAACAGAATGGAACTGCCCCATAACTGCTCCGAGGAAGAGTACCTCGCTCTCTGCCTCATCATGCTTGCTCGCGGCACGACTACCGTCCCCACAGTCACAGCCACCGCCACTGCTGTCCAATCCAAGCCTCACTGCTCTCCTGCTCCATCTGTTGATGAGTCGGCTCCAATTCCAACCGCCAATCTCACCTACAAGTGCTCTGTCTGCAACAAAGCTTTCTCATCTTATCAGGCACTCGGTGGACACAAGGCCAGCCACCGCAAGTTCGCTACTGCCGCCGTTGGCGGCGAAGACCGTCACTCGACCTCCTCCGCCGTCACCAACAGTTCCGTTTCCAAAGCATCCAACGGTGGAGGCAAGGCTCACGAGTGTTCCATCTGCCATAAGTCTTTCCCAACAGGACAGGCTTTGGGAGGACACAAGCGTTGCCACTACGATGGCGGCGCCGCTGCATCTGCATCCGCCGCTGCTGGCAGTGCCGTTACTACTTCAGAAGGGGTTGGGTCTACTCACACCGTTAGTCATCGCGACTTCGATCTGAACTTGCCTGCTTTTCCAGATTTGTCCAACAAGTTCTTCGTGGAGGACGAGGTTTCCAGCCCTCTGCCGATGAAGAAGCCCCGTCTCTTGACCCTACCGAAGATTGAAATCCCTCGATTCCATTAA